The genomic window CACCATGGGCAGGACGTCCATGCGGTGATGGGCGGCGAGCACCTCGGACTGCCAGGCGACGCCGCCCCGCTCGATCGACAGTCGCAGCGCCACACCTTCGTTGATTTTTCGAGCCAGGGTGAGGTTGTTGAGCGCCTCGAGCGACAGCGACGTGACGTGGAATCCGCGGTTTCGGTCGACGCGCACCAGATCCCGGGCCGCCAGCAGGCTGAGGGCCTCGCGGATGACGCTGAGGCTGACGTCGAAACTCCCGCTCAGTTCCGCCGCCTTGAGCCGCTCGCCGGGTGCCAGCCGGCGGTTGAGGATGTCGAGGCGGAGCCGTTCGTAAATGCTCACGGCCAAGCTCTCGCCGCCCGCTCTCTTCGCCATCGCCGCACCCTAGCACTGCTCTGAGCAAAGTCGATCCTGCTATTGACAATCGAATCTACCCGGCTAACGATGAGCCGCATCGTTTCGTGGAGGTTACAAGTGCGCATGCGAACGGCCGGGAAGCTTTGCGCTCCTACCGGGTTGCGCCCGGGCTCGACCTCGAGAGACAGAGTGACGACGCCTCCCGGCCGCTCGTGTTCTTCTCGATGGCCCGGCTCACGATGTGGGGACCGGGTCATGGGCGAGCACCCGGTCGTGGGTTGCAGTAGACGACGTCAGCAGATGCAGGCCTGACGACAAGGTCCGATCAACCAGGGCGGCCAGCGAGGAAGGCCCTGATAACACTCACCGACATCACGGGGGATACGACGGCGTCACCGCCGACAACTGACCGACCGGATGCCGCTCGCTACCACGACGGGCGTACGCCCCCGCAGGTGCCGGGTGCCCGGTCTCACCACTCTCCTACGCAGCGGACGAAGGAGTCCGACCATGGCTGATCCCGCCCCAACCGCTCGCCGCTCACACATCGTTCTGTTGCTCGGCTTCATCGTCATGCTCGTCGACGGATACGACCTGTTCGTCCTCGGCACTGTTGGACCCAGCCTGCTCGCTTACCAGCCCTGGGGCGCGACACCCGCAACCCTCGGACTGCTCGGCAGTGTCACAGCCCTCGGCATGCCGTTCGGTGCGATCGCGGCCGGCTGGGCCAGCGACGTCTGGGGCCGACGCGTACCCCTGGCTGTCTGCCTCGGCTGGATCTCACTCTGGATGCTGTTGAGCGCGTTCGTACCCACCCTCGGGTTGTTCGTCGCGACCCGGGCCGCGACCGGGATCGGGCTCGGCGCACTCGTACCCGTCGTGGTGGCGTTGGTCGCCGATGCCGCGCCACCGCGGCGACGCAGCCTTTTCGTCGGGATCACCCTAACCGGGATCGCCTTCGGCGGTTTCGCGACCGCGCTCCTGGGCCGCGCCCTGCTGCCACACCTGCAATTCCAGCGGCTGTTCCTCGTCGGCGGGGTATCACTGCTGATCGTCCCGCTGGTCTGGTGGCTCGTGGGCCGCAAGGTGCCACAGCCCGATCCCGAGGCCGCGGCTGCACCGGTGTTCACACAGAACAAGAACAAGGCAGGGCAGCTGTTCCAGCCAGGCTACGGCATGGCGACAGTGCTGTTCTGGTTCGCGACCTTCATCGGCCTGCTGCTGTCCTACGGGGCGAGCAACTGGCTGCCCACCCTCATGGTCAACGCTGGATACGACCTCAGCTCAGCTCTCGAATTCACCATGACCTACACCCTCGGCGCCATCGTCGGAACCGTGGTGGTCACCCTGATCGCCGATCGTGGCTTCCTGAAGCCGACCACGGTCGGGTGCTTCCTCCTCGCCGCGGTGGCGATGCTCGTCCTCAGCACCCCGCAGCCACGATGGCTGCTGCTGGCGATGTCTGCCCTCGCCGGACTCGGCACGCTCGGCACCCAGAACCTCATCAACGGCTACGTCGCGCAGTTCTACCCGCCGCAGCTGCGAAGCACCGCACTCGGGTTCAGCCTGGGCATCGGGCGGCTCGGGGCGATCGCAGGCCCCAGCTACCTCGCGGCCGTCACGATCCTGATCACTGTCCCCGACGCCGGCTTCTACGCCTTCATCGTCCCGGCGGTCATCGGGGCCCTCACGATCGCCATCCTGCCCGCCCCGTCGAGGGTGCACGCGACGACGACAAACCCTGTGGAGGTATCGGCATGAGCAGCACCCGCGTACCCGAAGAGACCGATGTTGTCATCGTCGGCGCTGGGCCGGTCGGCTTGACACTGGCCCACGAGCTGGGCGCCCGCGGAATCCGCTGCGTACTGCTCGAACCCCGCCAGACACCGGACCGCAACTCGCCCCGGTGCAAGCAGGTCAACCCTCGCTCCATGGAAATCTTCCGTAGGCTCGGGATCGCTGAGGACATCCGGCGTCACTCCCGATTGCCGTTCGGCTGGTCTGACCGCGCGGTATTCGCCACCAGCCTCACGGGACACCAAATCGAGCGCTTCGACCAGGTCTTCGCGCTCTCCGACGTGCCGCGCTCCGAGCTGGTCGAGCCGGCGCAGTGGTTCGGTCAAGACCAGCTGGAGGAGGCGCTACGCGCCTCGCTGCAGCGCCGCAAGACGGTGACCGCCCGCTGGGGAGCCGCACTGACCGACATCGAGCAGGACGCCGACGGCGTCACCGCGATCGCCACTGATCCGGACGGCAGCGAAATACGGATCAGGAGCCGCTACCTTGCAGCAGCCGACGGCTCACGCAGCACCGTCCGGCGTCTCCTCGGGATCGAACTGTCCGGGCGCGGCCACGAGATGCGGTTCATTCAGACGATCTTCCGGGCACCCGGGCTGAGTGCAGCCCACCCACACGGGCCAGCGGTGCAGTACTGGATCGTCAACAACAAAGTCAGCGGCCTGATGGGGACTTTGGACACAGCGGACACGTGGTGGGCCAACATGCCCAGCGCCCGGGCCGACGTCTCTGCGGAGTGGTTGCGAGAAGCGATCGCCACGCTGATCGGCACGGACTATCCGATGACGATACTGGCGAGTGACCCGTGGTCACCCCGCATGCTCGTCGCAGACCGCTACCGTGCCGGGCGCTGCTTCCTGCTCGGCGACGCCGCCCACCTCAACCCCCCGTTCGGCGGCTTCGGCGCCAACCTCGGCATCGGCGACGCCGCCGACCTTGGCTGGAAGCTCGCCGCCGCCATCACCGGTTGGGCTGGCCCGGACCTACTCGACTCCTATGAAACCGAACGCCGTCCGATGGCCCATCGCGCGATCGCCGAGGCCGAGCGGAACATGAAGGTACTCCCTCCTGATCTCGTCCAACCCGAGCTCGATGACGACGGACCCGCCGGCCAGCGAGCGCGCGCAAACGCGGCCGCAGCAATACGGCGGTCCAAGACCGCCGAGATGTACACGCTCGGGTTCGTCCTCGGCGCGCGCTACCGCGAATCACCAATCGTCATCGACGAGGACGGGCCCGCACCCGAGTCCACCACGTCGCACTACCAGCCCTCCGCTGCGCCGGGCGCACGGCTCCCCCACCTGTGGCTAGGACCCGGTCGCTCCCTCTTCGACGAACTTGGCCCCGGGTTCACCCTCATCGAGCTGGGGAGTCCGGCGGGCCCGGAATGGGAGACCGCAGCCGACGAACGAGGCATGCCCCTGACCCGGCTGCACCTACACCGCCCTGACCTGCGCGACGTCGTCGGCGCCGACCTCCTCCTCGTACGGCCCGACCAGCACGTCGCCTGGCGGGGCACCGGCGACAGCGCCGACGTCGCGACGATCCTTGATCAAGTGCGCGGTTACCCCCGCCCTACCACCTCCGGCGACGGTCGCACGCCTGACCCGTCCACCTCGCGGCAAGCACTGGCGGCATGGTGATCATGCGGAGGTCGAGTCCGGGCACGGCAAGCGGCCGTGTCCCGGGGTCGGTCAGGCGTCGACCCGTTACGAGGCCGGCGCTGCGAGACATCTGTCGCGTCGACGTCTGGAAGGAAAGTCACCCATGCGTCTGAACACAGCATCGACGTCGGCCGACGGAGGGCGGTCCGCGGCGGTACACACGCCGATCACAGTCGGATCCAGAGCCCTGCCCAACCGGGTGGCGTTCGCCTCGGTCACCACGGGCCTCAACGGACCGACGGCCCTGAGCGACGCACAGCGCGAATTCCTGGTGCGCCGCGCCCGCGGCGGTGCCGCGCTGATCGTCACCGACGGCTTGGCGGTCCACCCCTCGTCCCGGCCCTTCCGGGCCGTGCCGAGGATCGAGGACGACGCTCATGTCGACGGCTACGAGCGGCTGTGCGCCGACATCCACGCCGCAGGCTCCGTCGTTGTGGGTCAGCTCTGGCACGTCGGAGCCTCCAGCCTCTACACGCCCGAAGGCATCGCCTGGGCGCCCTCCGCGACGCCCGACCCCCTGTCGGGCACCGTGCCGCACGCCATGACCGTCGCCGAGGTCGAGGAGGTGATCGACGGTTACGTCGACGCTGCGCGACGCCTGCAGAGCGTCGGCTTCGACGGCGTCGAGGTGCACGCCGCCCACGGCTACCTCCCGGCGCAGTTCCTCTCCTCGATCTCGAACCACCGCACCGACGCCTACGGAGGCGACCTGCGGGGGAGGGCCGCGTTCCTGACAGCGGTGCTGCAAGGCATCAGGGCGACCTGCGGCCCCGACTTCATCCTCGGCATCAAGCTGACGGCTCATGAGTACGCGCCGGGAGGGATCGAGCTGCCCGAGGCGCAAGAGGTGGCGGCACACGTGTGTGAGGTCGCCGATCCCGACTACATCGCGGTGTCCCAGTCGCGCTACGGCCCCAGTCTCGAGAGGCACTCGCCGGACATGAGCTGGGCGGACACGCCGTTCGAGCACCTCACTCGCGGCATCCGCAGCGTGGTCCCACCCGAGGTGGCGATCATGGCGTTGGCCAAGATCCCTGACCTCGCGGTCGGTGACCGGCTGATCGACGAGGGGACGGCAGACCTCATCGGCCTCGCGCGACCTCTGCTCGCAGACGCTGACCTGGTCCGGCGGGACGCAGTGGGGGCCACCGTGCGGCCCTGTACCTTCTGCAACGCCTGTTGGGCTGCTCTGCACGAGCAGCGAGGCGTCGAGTGCTTCTACGACCCCCGGACGGGACACGAGCTGGAGATCGCCGACCTCGAACCCGAGGTCAGGTCGGCGCCCGACCTCGTCGTCGTCCTGGGTGGGGGACCGGCCGGTCTCGAGGCCGCCCGGGTGGCAGCCACCCTCGGTCATCGGGTGGAGCTGCACGAGGAGGCCGGTTATCTCGGCGGCCGGTTGGCGCTGGAGGCCCGCATCCCTGGTCGTGCCGATCAGCGCCGGGCGGTGGACTGGTGGCAGAACGAGCTCGCCGACCTCGGGGTCGACATCCGCCTCGGCTCCGAGCCCCACCCGGCGACCCTGTCCGCAGCCGCCCTCGTCGTCGACGCCCGATCCCGGCTGCCCGCTCCACCGGTCATCTTGGGTGTGGACGTCGTGCCGGTCGAGGACGTGCTGGCAGGTGGACTGTCGCTCGACGAGCACGTTTACCTCCTGGACTCCGTCGACGACGAGCCCGTGTACGCCCTCGCGGAGTGGCTCGCCCAGCGCGGCCACCGCGTGGTCCTGGTGACACCTCGCCCGACGCCGGCCCGCCGCGTCGCCATGGTGAGTGCCTTCGGCATCTCGCGTCGTCTCGATCTCGCCGGTGTCGTCGTCGCCACCCAGACAGCGGTCACCGGAACGGCCCACGGACAGCTGGTGGGGGTGCGCGCGATCTCCGGGTGCGCGGTGGAGCTGGGTCCGGAGGGCACGGTAGTCTCCGCCGGGTCTTACCGGGGTCGCGACCCGCTCGAGGTGCCTGGGGTGCGGATCGTTCAGGTCGGCGACGCCTACGTCCCCAGGACCCTGGCGGAGAACGTGCGAGAAGCCCACAGAGTTGTTCGACAGGCGCTGGAGCAGCGAGAGAAGAAGTGATGGGACGCAATGAGCTAGATTGGCCGAGGCTCTCCGGGAAGGTCGCCCTGGTGACCGGGTCGGGGCAGAACATCGGCAGGTCCATAGCCATGGCATGGCCGCTCACGGTGCAGCTGTAGGGATCAACGGTTCCCGTGACCAGGGTGCGGTGGACGCCGTCGTCGAGGAGATCCGCGCGGCCGGTGGGACAGCGTTCGGCGTCATGGCGGACGTGTCCGACCCCGACGCGGTGGCGCGGATGGTCGACGCCGTGCACGACGAGCTCGGTCCGATCGACATCGCGGTGAGCAACGTGGGCGTCCGCAAGGCGGCACCGTTGGAGGAGCTCACCGTGCAGGACTGGCGCTCGACCATGGCCAGCAACTTGGATGCGGTCTTCTTCCTGGCCCGGCTCGTCCTGCCGGGCTTGCGAGAACGTGGCTGGGGCCCCATCATCAACATCTCCGGGTACGACCGCTGGACCGGACACATCCACCACCGGGCCGCCAACATCACCGCCAAAGCAGGAATGCACGGTCTGACCAAGGCCATCGCTCGCGAGTTCTCCGCTAACGGCATCACCGCCAACACCGTGGCCCCCAGAGCGATCAGGACCGTGCGGGACGAGAAGCACTACGCGCACGTCGACGTGGATGCCATCCTGCAGCGGCTGGCGACGGCGGATTTCGGAGAACCAGAGGACATCGCCGAAATGTGCGTCTACCTCGCCGGCGACGGCGCGAAGTTCGTGACAGGGCAGGTGCTCTACCTCAATGCAGGCGAGTACATGTTCTGAGGCCCGGGCGAGCCAGCGCACCGCCTCAGACTTCGTCAGGCCCGGACGAGCTGGAGCCGCTGCTCGGTGGACGTGATGAGCGTGCCGAGGACGTCGCCGAACGGATAGCTGAAGTCCATCAGCCATTGGTACGCAGCGTCCCGCAGGCCGGCCACCACCAGTCGAGCCTCTGTGTCGACGTCGACCTCGGGCCGGATCGAGCCTTCGGCCTGTGCGTGACGCAGCGCATCGCTCACCGTGCTGTGCAGCTGGTCGTGCGCCCGGCGTCCGGCCGCTCGCCGGCGGCCACCCCCGCCAGCAGGTCCAGCCGGTCCGGGTCGTCGAGGTGCAGCATCCGCCCGATTGCCCGCCCCAGCTCCCGATCGTCCGGCCCCGGGTGCTGACGTCTCCAGCCCGGCGAGCCGCCGCAGCCCGGTCCACCCGCCGACGCTGGCCGACCGGTAGATGTCCTCGATCTCCACGCCGGTCTCGCGCAGGAACTCGCCCAGGCTCACGTCGCCGAGCTGCCGCAGCTCGGCGACCAACCCGCGCTTCGACGTGGGCAGCGCCGAGCGCAGGTTGGCCAGCACGATGTCCTTCGCCACCCGGTCCAGCTGGATGTGGCAGCCGCTGGGCAGGCTCGGGAAGTCATCCGCTACGGCATCGATGATGGCCCGCCGACTCACCCCGGTCAGGGCTCGCCAGCGCAGGTCGAAGCGGAAGTTGGCGTGCTGCCCGCCGATGAAGTCGAGCACGGTCAGGCAGGGCTTGTCGTCGTCCAGGCGCAGCCCGCGGCCGAGCTGCTGCAGGAAGATCGTGGCGCTCTCGGTGGGGCGGAGCATCAGGATCGTGTCGACCATCGGCAGGTCGACACCCTCGTTGAACAGGTCGACGGTGAAGAGCACCGTCAGCTCGCCTGTGCGAAATGCCGTGAGCAGCGCTTGGCGCCCGCCGGCGTCGACCCGCGAGGTCACGGCCGCCGACGGTACGCCGTGCTTGGTGAACCAGTCCGCCATGAACTCGGCATGCCCGATGCTCACGCAGAACCCCAGCGCCCGCATCCGTCCGACGTCGACGGTGTCGCGGACCGCCCGCAGCACCATCCGCGCCAGGGCGTGGTTGCCGGTGTGGACGCCGTCCAGCTCCGCCGCCTCGTACCCCTGCCCGCGCTTCCACCGCAGCTGCGACAGGTCCGTATCGTCGTACAGCCCGAAGTACTGGAACGGCGCCAGTAACTGCCGCTCCAACGCGTCCCACAGGTGCAACTCCACGGCGGCGCGGCCGTCGAACCACCGCCGCACGTCGCCGCCGTCGCTGCGGTCGGGGGTCGCGGTCAGCCCCAGGAGTACGCGTGGTCGCAGCCGTTCCAACAACCGGGCGTACGTCGGCGCCTCGGCGTGGTGGAACTCGTCGACGATCACCATGTCGTACGCCTCGGGGTTGATCTCCCGCCGGTGCAGCGACTGGATGGAGGCGAAGACGTGCCGCCAGTGCTGCGGCTCCCTGCCTCCGACGAGCGTCTCGCCAAAGCTGCCGTCCCCCATCACCTGCCGGAACGTCGCCAGGCTCTGCCGCAGGATCTGCTCTTGATGGGCGACGAAGAGCAGCGAGTCGACCTGTCCTCGGCGGCTCAGCCGGCGGTAGTCCAGCGCGGCCACGATCGTCTTGCCGGTGCCGGTCGCCATCACCACGAGGTTGCGCCAGCGGCCGTGCACCTCACGCTCGGCGTCCAGGTCGGCCAGGATCACCGCCTGACGGGTACGGACGCACGTCCAGGTTGGCGATCTCGGTGGGCGCCTCGTCGGGGCGCTCCCCGCGCAGCGCGATCCGGAGCCGATCCGCGTCCGTCTTGGCGTCGTATTCCTCGAACGCCGGGTCGTGCCAGTAGTCCTCGAACGTGGCGGTGAACGTGTCGATGACGTGCGGCTGCTCCAGGTTGGAGACTCGCACGTTCCACTCCACGCCGTCGATCAGCGCGGCCTTCGACAGGTTCGACGAGCCGACGTACGCGGTGGTGGTGCCGTTGCGGCGGCGGAACAGCCAGGCCTTGGCGTGCAGCCGGGTGGTCCGGGTCTCGTAGGAAATCTTGATGTGGGCGCCCAGTTCGGCGAGCCGGTCGAGGGCCCGCTGGTCGGTCGCGCCCAGGTACGTCGTGGTGATGACCCGCAGCCGGCCGCCGCGGGCGATCAGGTCGCGGATGGCCGGCTCGACGATGCCCAGGCCGTGCCACTTGATGAACGCGCAGAG from Micromonospora kangleipakensis includes these protein-coding regions:
- a CDS encoding DEAD/DEAH box helicase — encoded protein: MILADLDAEREVHGRWRNLVVMATGTGKTIVAALDYRRLSRRGQVDSLLFVAHQEQILRQSLATFRQVMGDGSFGETLVGGREPQHWRHVFASIQSLHRREINPEAYDMVIVDEFHHAEAPTYARLLERLRPRVLLGLTATPDRSDGGDVRRWFDGRAAVELHLWDALERQLLAPFQYFGLYDDTDLSQLRWKRGQGYEAAELDGVHTGNHALARMVLRAVRDTVDVGRMRALGFCVSIGHAEFMADWFTKHGVPSAAVTSRVDAGGRQALLTAFRTGELTVLFTVDLFNEGVDLPMVDTILMLRPTESATIFLQQLGRGLRLDDDKPCLTVLDFIGGQHANFRFDLRWRALTGVSRRAIIDAVADDFPSLPSGCHIQLDRVAKDIVLANLRSALPTSKRGLVAELRQLGDVSLGEFLRETGVEIEDIYRSASVGGWTGLRRLAGLETSAPGAGRSGAGAGNRADAAPRRPGPAGPAGGGGRRRAAGRRAHDQLHSTVSDALRHAQAEGSIRPEVDVDTEARLVVAGLRDAAYQWLMDFSYPFGDVLGTLITSTEQRLQLVRA
- a CDS encoding MFS transporter, translating into MADPAPTARRSHIVLLLGFIVMLVDGYDLFVLGTVGPSLLAYQPWGATPATLGLLGSVTALGMPFGAIAAGWASDVWGRRVPLAVCLGWISLWMLLSAFVPTLGLFVATRAATGIGLGALVPVVVALVADAAPPRRRSLFVGITLTGIAFGGFATALLGRALLPHLQFQRLFLVGGVSLLIVPLVWWLVGRKVPQPDPEAAAAPVFTQNKNKAGQLFQPGYGMATVLFWFATFIGLLLSYGASNWLPTLMVNAGYDLSSALEFTMTYTLGAIVGTVVVTLIADRGFLKPTTVGCFLLAAVAMLVLSTPQPRWLLLAMSALAGLGTLGTQNLINGYVAQFYPPQLRSTALGFSLGIGRLGAIAGPSYLAAVTILITVPDAGFYAFIVPAVIGALTIAILPAPSRVHATTTNPVEVSA
- a CDS encoding SDR family NAD(P)-dependent oxidoreductase; protein product: MAAHGAAVGINGSRDQGAVDAVVEEIRAAGGTAFGVMADVSDPDAVARMVDAVHDELGPIDIAVSNVGVRKAAPLEELTVQDWRSTMASNLDAVFFLARLVLPGLRERGWGPIINISGYDRWTGHIHHRAANITAKAGMHGLTKAIAREFSANGITANTVAPRAIRTVRDEKHYAHVDVDAILQRLATADFGEPEDIAEMCVYLAGDGAKFVTGQVLYLNAGEYMF
- a CDS encoding FAD-dependent oxidoreductase, coding for MRLNTASTSADGGRSAAVHTPITVGSRALPNRVAFASVTTGLNGPTALSDAQREFLVRRARGGAALIVTDGLAVHPSSRPFRAVPRIEDDAHVDGYERLCADIHAAGSVVVGQLWHVGASSLYTPEGIAWAPSATPDPLSGTVPHAMTVAEVEEVIDGYVDAARRLQSVGFDGVEVHAAHGYLPAQFLSSISNHRTDAYGGDLRGRAAFLTAVLQGIRATCGPDFILGIKLTAHEYAPGGIELPEAQEVAAHVCEVADPDYIAVSQSRYGPSLERHSPDMSWADTPFEHLTRGIRSVVPPEVAIMALAKIPDLAVGDRLIDEGTADLIGLARPLLADADLVRRDAVGATVRPCTFCNACWAALHEQRGVECFYDPRTGHELEIADLEPEVRSAPDLVVVLGGGPAGLEAARVAATLGHRVELHEEAGYLGGRLALEARIPGRADQRRAVDWWQNELADLGVDIRLGSEPHPATLSAAALVVDARSRLPAPPVILGVDVVPVEDVLAGGLSLDEHVYLLDSVDDEPVYALAEWLAQRGHRVVLVTPRPTPARRVAMVSAFGISRRLDLAGVVVATQTAVTGTAHGQLVGVRAISGCAVELGPEGTVVSAGSYRGRDPLEVPGVRIVQVGDAYVPRTLAENVREAHRVVRQALEQREKK
- a CDS encoding phospholipase D-like domain-containing protein, with translation MASADQVDLLCAFIKWHGLGIVEPAIRDLIARGGRLRVITTTYLGATDQRALDRLAELGAHIKISYETRTTRLHAKAWLFRRRNGTTTAYVGSSNLSKAALIDGVEWNVRVSNLEQPHVIDTFTATFEDYWHDPAFEEYDAKTDADRLRIALRGERPDEAPTEIANLDVRPYPSGGDPGRPGRRA
- a CDS encoding FAD-dependent monooxygenase, coding for MSSTRVPEETDVVIVGAGPVGLTLAHELGARGIRCVLLEPRQTPDRNSPRCKQVNPRSMEIFRRLGIAEDIRRHSRLPFGWSDRAVFATSLTGHQIERFDQVFALSDVPRSELVEPAQWFGQDQLEEALRASLQRRKTVTARWGAALTDIEQDADGVTAIATDPDGSEIRIRSRYLAAADGSRSTVRRLLGIELSGRGHEMRFIQTIFRAPGLSAAHPHGPAVQYWIVNNKVSGLMGTLDTADTWWANMPSARADVSAEWLREAIATLIGTDYPMTILASDPWSPRMLVADRYRAGRCFLLGDAAHLNPPFGGFGANLGIGDAADLGWKLAAAITGWAGPDLLDSYETERRPMAHRAIAEAERNMKVLPPDLVQPELDDDGPAGQRARANAAAAIRRSKTAEMYTLGFVLGARYRESPIVIDEDGPAPESTTSHYQPSAAPGARLPHLWLGPGRSLFDELGPGFTLIELGSPAGPEWETAADERGMPLTRLHLHRPDLRDVVGADLLLVRPDQHVAWRGTGDSADVATILDQVRGYPRPTTSGDGRTPDPSTSRQALAAW